One window from the genome of uncultured Tateyamaria sp. encodes:
- the purM gene encoding phosphoribosylformylglycinamidine cyclo-ligase: MTSKPNGMTYAEAGVDIDAGNALVERIKPAAAATKRSGVASGLGGFGGLFDLKAAGFVDPVLVAATDGVGTKLRIAIDTGHVDGVGVDLVAMCVNDLVCQGAEPLFFLDYFATGTLDLDQAARIIEGIARGCETSGCALIGGETAEMPGMYPAGDFDLAGFSVGAMERGTALPADVAEGDVVLGLASDGVHSNGYSLVRKIVETSGLGWDDACPWDAGTLGAALLRPTRLYVKAALAAMKAGAVHGFAHITGGGLTENLPRVLPDGLGVSVNLDAWALPPVFQWLARQGGMAEAEMLKTFNAGIGMVVIVDPQAEKDVTSALVAEGQTVTRIGAVHVGQGVTYSGSLL, encoded by the coding sequence ATGACCAGCAAACCCAATGGAATGACATATGCCGAGGCCGGCGTTGATATCGACGCGGGCAATGCGCTGGTCGAACGGATCAAACCTGCCGCTGCGGCCACGAAACGGTCGGGGGTGGCCTCTGGTCTTGGCGGGTTCGGGGGGCTTTTCGATCTGAAGGCCGCGGGGTTTGTCGATCCGGTTCTGGTTGCGGCCACGGATGGAGTTGGCACCAAGCTGCGCATCGCAATTGACACGGGCCATGTGGATGGCGTGGGCGTTGACCTTGTGGCCATGTGCGTCAACGATCTGGTGTGCCAAGGCGCGGAGCCATTGTTTTTCCTTGATTATTTCGCAACCGGGACGCTTGATCTGGACCAGGCCGCCCGCATCATCGAAGGGATTGCCCGGGGGTGCGAGACGTCGGGCTGCGCGCTGATCGGGGGCGAGACGGCGGAGATGCCGGGCATGTATCCGGCGGGCGATTTCGACCTTGCCGGGTTTTCTGTGGGTGCGATGGAGCGGGGCACGGCCCTGCCTGCTGACGTGGCCGAGGGCGACGTCGTGCTGGGCCTTGCCTCGGACGGGGTGCATTCGAACGGGTATTCGCTGGTGCGCAAGATTGTTGAGACATCTGGCCTGGGGTGGGACGATGCCTGTCCCTGGGACGCGGGCACACTTGGTGCGGCCCTGCTTCGTCCGACAAGGTTGTATGTAAAGGCCGCATTGGCTGCGATGAAGGCGGGCGCCGTGCATGGCTTTGCGCACATCACGGGCGGCGGGCTGACGGAAAACCTGCCCCGCGTTTTGCCAGACGGGCTGGGCGTATCTGTGAACCTTGATGCCTGGGCATTGCCACCGGTGTTCCAATGGTTGGCCAGGCAGGGCGGGATGGCCGAGGCCGAGATGCTCAAGACGTTCAACGCAGGTATCGGCATGGTTGTGATTGTCGACCCTCAGGCCGAAAAAGATGTGACATCCGCCCTGGTCGCAGAAGGGCAGACCGTCACCCGTATCGGCGCCGTGCACGTAGGGCAGGGCGTGACCTATAGCGGGTCGCTTCTTTGA
- the purN gene encoding phosphoribosylglycinamide formyltransferase, whose protein sequence is MKKRVGIFVSGGGSNMRALVEDMDARHPAEPVVVVSNNSDAGGIAWARDAGLATVVVDHRPYGRDRSAFEGAISNALAPFELDMICLAGFMRVLTAGFVTPWRERMLNIHPSLLPKYRGLHTHARALEAGDAEHGCTVHLVTPELDEGPVLGQARVPLQADDTPEELAARVLVQEHRLYPAVLRRFASGDRRPLML, encoded by the coding sequence TTGAAAAAACGGGTCGGCATCTTTGTGTCCGGCGGCGGGTCGAACATGCGTGCGCTGGTCGAGGATATGGATGCACGGCACCCGGCGGAACCTGTTGTCGTGGTATCCAACAATAGCGATGCGGGCGGCATCGCCTGGGCGCGTGATGCGGGACTTGCCACTGTTGTTGTCGATCATCGGCCCTATGGCCGGGACCGTTCCGCATTCGAGGGCGCCATTTCAAATGCGCTTGCCCCATTTGAGTTGGACATGATTTGCCTTGCCGGGTTCATGCGCGTTCTGACGGCGGGATTTGTAACCCCGTGGCGCGAAAGGATGCTGAACATTCACCCCTCGCTTCTGCCCAAATACCGGGGCCTGCACACCCATGCCCGCGCGTTGGAGGCCGGCGACGCAGAACATGGCTGTACAGTCCATCTGGTGACGCCGGAATTGGACGAGGGACCGGTGCTGGGCCAGGCACGGGTTCCGTTGCAAGCCGATGATACGCCTGAGGAATTGGCCGCCCGCGTGCTGGTGCAGGAACACCGGCTTTATCCTGCAGTGTTGCGCCGTTTCGCCAGCGGAGACCGCAGGCCTCTGATGCTCTAG
- the rnd gene encoding ribonuclease D, which produces MRTITTTDALAEFCTQARTHPYVTVDTEFLRERTYYSKLCLVQVAMPGTDDGTAVLIDPLAKDLSLEPLYDLFRDRSVVKVFHAARQDLEIFYVDAQVFPEPLFDTQVAAMVCGFGEQVGYETLVRKIAKQSLDKTSRFTDWSRRPLTDAQKTYAIADVTHLRQIYEFLSAKLNESGRARWVSEELQTLLSPDTYIVDPAQAWKRVKTRTNSSRFLAVVKELAAFRETHAQTRNIPRNRVFKDDALVELASNKPKSHEDLGRSRLLLREARKGDIADGILAAVKRGVDMDPDAMPRPDRSREKMQVNPALADLLRVLLKAKTESAGVAAKLIASAADLDALAAGMRDVPALKGWRSEVFGTDALRLCDGQVALTAQGADVKIIPLD; this is translated from the coding sequence ATGAGAACCATCACAACGACGGACGCGTTGGCCGAATTCTGCACTCAGGCCCGGACGCACCCGTATGTGACCGTTGATACAGAATTCCTGCGCGAACGGACCTACTATTCGAAACTGTGCCTTGTCCAAGTGGCGATGCCGGGCACGGATGACGGCACTGCGGTGCTGATCGACCCGCTGGCCAAGGACCTGTCGCTTGAACCGCTTTATGACCTGTTTCGGGACAGGTCTGTCGTCAAAGTGTTTCACGCGGCGCGACAAGACCTCGAGATTTTCTATGTCGATGCGCAGGTCTTTCCCGAGCCATTGTTTGACACTCAAGTGGCGGCCATGGTCTGCGGCTTTGGCGAACAGGTCGGATACGAGACCTTGGTGCGCAAGATCGCCAAGCAGTCGCTCGACAAGACGTCACGCTTTACCGATTGGTCGCGGCGGCCCCTCACCGATGCACAAAAGACGTATGCGATTGCGGACGTCACACATCTACGCCAGATCTATGAATTCCTGTCGGCCAAGCTGAATGAAAGTGGCCGCGCACGCTGGGTGTCCGAAGAATTGCAGACACTGCTGAGCCCCGACACATACATCGTTGATCCCGCGCAGGCGTGGAAACGGGTCAAGACCCGGACAAACTCTTCCCGTTTCTTGGCGGTCGTCAAGGAACTGGCGGCATTTCGCGAGACACATGCCCAGACCCGCAACATCCCGCGTAACCGGGTGTTCAAAGACGATGCATTGGTCGAGCTGGCAAGCAACAAGCCGAAATCCCATGAAGATCTGGGCCGGTCGCGTCTGCTGTTGCGTGAGGCGCGCAAGGGCGACATCGCGGACGGTATCCTTGCGGCGGTCAAGCGGGGGGTGGACATGGACCCGGATGCCATGCCGCGCCCGGACCGGTCGCGTGAAAAAATGCAGGTCAACCCGGCGTTGGCGGATCTGCTGCGTGTCTTGCTGAAGGCAAAGACCGAGAGCGCGGGCGTGGCTGCCAAGCTGATCGCTTCGGCCGCAGACCTTGACGCCCTGGCTGCGGGTATGCGGGACGTGCCCGCCCTCAAAGGGTGGCGTTCCGAGGTGTTTGGCACCGACGCGTTGCGCTTGTGTGATGGTCAGGTTGCGTTGACGGCCCAGGGCGCGGACGTGAAAATCATTCCGCTGGACTGA
- a CDS encoding SufE family protein, translating into MATESFEEIVEDFEFLEDWEDRYRYVIEQGKAMDPLPEALKVPATKVDGCASQVWLHPQIANGVFHFDGDSDAMIVKGLIAVLRRLYNGLPVAEVRAVDARAEMARLGLNDHLSAQRSNGLRAMIERIQVVAAA; encoded by the coding sequence ATGGCAACAGAAAGCTTTGAAGAGATTGTCGAGGATTTCGAGTTTCTTGAGGATTGGGAAGATCGCTATCGTTACGTGATCGAGCAGGGCAAGGCGATGGACCCGCTGCCGGAAGCGTTGAAAGTGCCGGCAACCAAGGTCGATGGCTGTGCCAGCCAGGTCTGGCTGCATCCGCAGATTGCCAACGGGGTTTTTCATTTTGACGGTGACAGCGACGCGATGATCGTGAAGGGCCTGATTGCTGTTCTGCGCCGCCTTTACAATGGTCTTCCCGTGGCTGAGGTGCGCGCCGTCGATGCGCGGGCCGAAATGGCGCGGCTGGGATTGAATGATCATCTGTCGGCACAGCGGTCCAATGGCCTGCGGGCCATGATCGAGCGCATTCAAGTGGTGGCGGCCGCCTGA
- a CDS encoding DUF1638 domain-containing protein, protein MALTDAQLTDHGLEPIGAGRILLIACGALAREILDLKQANGWDHMDLTCLPAKYHLFPDKITEAVRDAVAKHRGNYDTIFVVYADCGTGGLLKAACQELGVEMVAGPHCYSFFEGNETFAAQSESEITTFYLTDFLVRQFDAFIIKPMGLDRHPELRDMYFGNYEKLVYQAQTDDPALTRKAQAAAGRLGLAFERRFTGYGDLQKTLGRL, encoded by the coding sequence ATGGCGCTGACCGATGCACAGCTGACCGATCACGGACTGGAGCCCATCGGCGCGGGCCGCATTCTGCTGATTGCATGCGGCGCGCTTGCACGCGAGATACTGGACCTCAAACAGGCAAACGGATGGGACCACATGGACCTGACCTGCCTGCCTGCCAAGTATCACTTGTTCCCTGACAAGATCACCGAGGCGGTGCGCGACGCGGTCGCGAAACATCGCGGCAACTACGACACAATCTTTGTTGTCTACGCCGATTGCGGCACCGGCGGCCTGTTGAAAGCGGCGTGCCAAGAGCTCGGGGTCGAGATGGTCGCAGGCCCACATTGCTACAGTTTTTTTGAAGGAAACGAGACATTTGCTGCGCAAAGTGAAAGTGAAATCACCACATTTTACCTGACAGATTTCCTGGTCCGACAGTTCGATGCCTTCATCATCAAGCCGATGGGTCTCGACCGGCATCCAGAACTCCGGGACATGTATTTCGGCAATTACGAGAAACTGGTCTATCAGGCACAAACAGACGATCCGGCCCTCACAAGAAAAGCGCAAGCAGCCGCAGGCCGGCTTGGCCTGGCCTTCGAACGACGTTTTACGGGTTACGGAGACCTGCAAAAAACACTGGGGCGCCTCTGA
- a CDS encoding thioredoxin family protein, with translation MLLETPGCNFGDPAPPFRLPDARGHMHDLNDHLRPKGVLVAFICNHCPYVVALADRLAADAQTLMDAGIGVVAINANDFTAYPADAPSQMPAFAARFTFGFPYLIDEDQSVARAYGAVCTPDFFGFNGAGTLQYRGRLDDAGMGNADRRVPELVNAMRQIADTGAGPRDQTASMGCSIKWR, from the coding sequence ATGCTGCTTGAAACGCCCGGATGCAATTTCGGGGATCCCGCACCGCCCTTTCGTCTACCGGATGCCCGGGGCCACATGCATGATCTGAACGATCACCTGCGGCCCAAGGGCGTGCTTGTCGCCTTCATCTGCAACCATTGCCCCTATGTTGTCGCACTTGCAGACCGGCTGGCGGCCGATGCGCAGACCTTGATGGATGCAGGCATCGGTGTGGTTGCGATCAATGCGAACGACTTCACCGCCTACCCCGCGGATGCGCCATCCCAAATGCCCGCCTTTGCCGCACGGTTCACATTCGGGTTCCCCTATCTGATAGACGAAGATCAATCCGTCGCCCGCGCCTATGGCGCTGTCTGCACACCTGATTTCTTCGGCTTCAACGGTGCGGGCACCTTGCAGTATCGCGGGCGGCTGGATGACGCAGGCATGGGCAATGCGGATCGGCGCGTACCGGAGCTTGTGAACGCCATGCGACAGATCGCGGACACAGGCGCCGGCCCGCGCGATCAAACGGCAAGCATGGGATGCTCGATCAAATGGCGCTGA
- a CDS encoding B12-binding domain-containing protein → MSDEDEIILSELDDEELVQQMFDDLYDGLKEEIEEGVNILLERGWQPYDILTKALVGGMTIVGHDFRDGILFVPEVLLAANAMKGGMFILKPLLAETGAPRVGKMVIGTVKGDIHDIGKNLVSMMMEGAGFEVVDLGINNPVENYLEAIEQEGPDILGMSALLTTTMPYMKVVIDTMVEQGIRDDYIVLVGGAPLNEEFGKAIGADAYCRDAAVAVETAKEFVARKHNQMAAG, encoded by the coding sequence ATGTCAGACGAAGACGAAATCATCCTGTCGGAACTGGATGACGAAGAGCTGGTCCAGCAAATGTTCGACGATCTCTATGACGGTCTCAAGGAAGAGATCGAAGAAGGCGTGAACATCCTGCTTGAACGGGGCTGGCAGCCTTACGACATTCTGACCAAGGCCCTTGTGGGCGGCATGACGATCGTGGGCCACGATTTCCGCGACGGGATCCTGTTCGTCCCCGAAGTGCTGCTTGCAGCCAACGCAATGAAGGGCGGTATGTTCATTCTCAAGCCACTGTTGGCGGAAACGGGCGCCCCGCGCGTCGGCAAGATGGTCATTGGCACCGTCAAGGGGGACATCCACGACATCGGCAAGAACCTTGTGTCCATGATGATGGAAGGTGCTGGCTTTGAAGTGGTCGATCTGGGTATCAACAATCCGGTCGAAAACTACCTGGAAGCCATCGAACAGGAAGGTCCGGATATCCTCGGCATGTCGGCCCTGCTGACCACCACGATGCCCTATATGAAGGTCGTGATCGACACCATGGTCGAACAGGGCATCCGCGACGACTATATCGTGTTGGTGGGCGGTGCGCCGCTGAACGAAGAGTTTGGCAAAGCCATCGGTGCTGACGCCTATTGCCGCGATGCCGCTGTGGCGGTCGAAACGGCCAAGGAATTCGTAGCGCGCAAGCACAACCAGATGGCGGCAGGCTGA
- a CDS encoding PA0069 family radical SAM protein, which yields MKPDLQTRQPKARGAVTNVVSRYDSVTRHSDPDGWDIEEDLPILRTDVSLERPRSMISYNRSPDLPFDRSINPYRGCEHGCVYCFARPSHAYLGLSPGLDFETRLVARPTAPDVLRAELMRKSYRVAPMAIGTNTDPYQPIERDHGIMRACLEVLEACNHPVAIVTKGTLIERDIDILARMARRGLARVGISVTTLDADLSRRMEPRAPTPKRRLTMIRRLSAAGIPVRVMASPMVPALTDPELEAILTAGKEAGARSASWIMLRLPREVSPLWQEWLAEHVPDRANRIMSHLRDMHGGRDYDARWGHRMRGTGAYAELVHHRFKVAIKRLGLKEKVPPMRTDLFHPPQEDSAQLTLF from the coding sequence ATGAAACCCGATCTCCAGACGCGTCAGCCCAAGGCCCGTGGCGCGGTGACCAATGTCGTAAGCCGGTATGATAGCGTCACGCGCCACAGTGATCCCGATGGCTGGGATATCGAAGAGGACCTGCCGATCCTTCGGACGGATGTCAGCCTGGAACGCCCTCGCAGCATGATCAGTTACAACCGGTCTCCCGATCTGCCCTTTGATCGGTCGATCAATCCCTACCGCGGCTGTGAACACGGATGCGTATACTGCTTTGCGCGGCCCAGCCACGCCTATCTGGGTTTGTCGCCGGGGCTTGATTTCGAAACGCGGCTTGTGGCGCGACCAACGGCGCCTGACGTTTTGCGGGCCGAGTTGATGCGCAAGAGTTACCGGGTGGCCCCCATGGCCATCGGCACGAACACCGATCCGTATCAGCCCATTGAACGCGATCATGGGATCATGCGCGCCTGTCTTGAGGTGCTTGAGGCCTGTAACCATCCGGTTGCCATCGTGACCAAGGGCACGTTGATTGAACGCGATATCGACATTCTTGCGCGCATGGCGCGGCGTGGGCTGGCGCGGGTGGGCATATCCGTGACCACATTGGATGCCGATCTGAGCCGCAGGATGGAACCCCGTGCGCCGACGCCCAAGCGTCGGTTGACCATGATCCGCCGCTTGTCCGCGGCGGGGATACCTGTTCGTGTCATGGCGTCGCCCATGGTGCCGGCCCTGACCGATCCCGAGCTTGAGGCTATTCTGACCGCTGGCAAGGAGGCCGGGGCACGGTCGGCCAGTTGGATCATGCTGCGGCTTCCGCGCGAAGTGTCGCCCCTGTGGCAGGAATGGCTGGCGGAACACGTGCCCGACAGGGCCAATCGCATCATGTCGCATCTGCGCGACATGCATGGCGGCCGCGATTATGATGCCCGGTGGGGGCACCGCATGCGGGGGACGGGGGCCTATGCCGAACTGGTGCACCATCGGTTCAAGGTCGCGATCAAACGTCTGGGGTTGAAGGAAAAGGTGCCGCCGATGCGAACCGACTTGTTCCATCCGCCGCAGGAGGACAGCGCGCAACTCACCCTCTTTTAG
- the bmt gene encoding betaine--homocysteine S-methyltransferase gives MSDPITTLLAENGVLLADGATGTNLFAMGLMSGDAPELWNEQEPAKVRALYQGAVDAGSDVFLTNSFGANASRLKLHDAGHRAFELSKRAAELGRDVADAAGRKVLVAGSVGPTGEIMEPVGSLTHADAVEMFHETAAGLKAGGADIGWLETISAPEEFSAAAEGFALAELPWVGTMSFDTAGRTMMGVTSTDMAALVASLDFPPVAFGANCGTGASDLLRTVLGFAATGTEVPIIAKGNAGIPKYHDGHIHYDGTPELMADYAVLARDCGASIIGGCCGTTPAHLEKMRDALDTRPKRPAPTLDAIVAALGAFSSASDGTGDDASTRPARKRRGRRAAAA, from the coding sequence TGCCACAGGCACCAATCTGTTTGCCATGGGATTGATGTCTGGCGATGCGCCGGAACTGTGGAACGAACAGGAACCTGCCAAGGTCCGCGCGTTGTATCAGGGGGCGGTCGACGCGGGCAGTGACGTGTTTCTGACCAACTCCTTTGGCGCAAACGCATCGCGTCTGAAATTGCACGACGCTGGCCACCGCGCCTTTGAGTTGAGCAAGAGGGCCGCCGAACTGGGGCGCGACGTGGCGGATGCGGCCGGGCGCAAGGTGCTTGTTGCCGGGTCGGTCGGCCCCACGGGCGAGATCATGGAACCCGTCGGCAGCCTGACGCACGCGGACGCGGTCGAGATGTTTCACGAAACCGCCGCCGGGCTGAAAGCGGGCGGCGCGGATATCGGCTGGCTCGAAACGATATCGGCGCCCGAAGAATTCTCCGCAGCAGCCGAAGGGTTTGCGCTGGCCGAACTGCCTTGGGTCGGCACAATGAGCTTTGACACCGCTGGACGGACGATGATGGGAGTGACCAGCACGGATATGGCTGCGCTGGTCGCGAGCCTCGATTTCCCGCCTGTCGCGTTTGGAGCAAATTGCGGTACGGGCGCGTCTGACCTGTTGCGCACCGTCCTGGGCTTTGCCGCGACAGGGACCGAGGTGCCGATCATCGCCAAGGGCAACGCTGGCATACCCAAATACCATGATGGCCACATCCATTACGACGGCACCCCCGAATTGATGGCGGATTATGCAGTCCTTGCGCGTGATTGCGGCGCCAGCATCATCGGCGGCTGCTGTGGTACCACCCCTGCGCACCTGGAAAAGATGCGGGATGCACTGGACACGCGCCCAAAGCGTCCCGCTCCGACACTGGATGCCATCGTTGCGGCCTTGGGCGCATTTTCCTCTGCCAGCGACGGCACAGGGGACGACGCAAGCACCCGCCCGGCGCGCAAACGGCGTGGCCGCCGCGCTGCCGCCGCCTAA